In the Chroococcidiopsis sp. SAG 2025 genome, one interval contains:
- a CDS encoding YdhR family protein, protein MAKIIQIDFKRDRSQKKTASSRTVMLDFTQALAQVPGLIQKIWMINNETTSKAGGIYLFEDEASVFDYFNGTIFNRIVSDPNFEEIVVKSFELNEKYSFLAEGSVTDILRCLSGFKSNSFKTNESILFQ, encoded by the coding sequence ATGGCAAAAATTATCCAAATCGATTTCAAGCGCGATCGCTCGCAGAAGAAAACAGCTAGTAGCAGAACAGTTATGCTAGATTTTACTCAAGCGCTTGCTCAAGTTCCGGGGCTAATCCAGAAAATTTGGATGATTAACAATGAAACTACTTCAAAAGCAGGGGGTATTTATCTGTTTGAGGATGAAGCGAGTGTTTTTGATTATTTTAACGGAACAATATTTAATCGGATTGTCAGCGATCCAAACTTTGAAGAGATTGTCGTTAAATCATTCGAGCTTAATGAAAAATATAGTTTTCTAGCCGAAGGATCTGTTACCGATATACTCAGATGTTTAAGCGGTTTCAAGTCAAATAGTTTTAAAACTAATGAAAGTATTTTGTTTCAATAA
- a CDS encoding DUF1830 domain-containing protein, producing MALIFAPPQTQRSLKLLCCYVNSTRKIQILRITNVSYYHFERVIFSGQRILFEAPKNAHLEIHTCDMCSAILSDKIPCVRLQMD from the coding sequence ATGGCTCTTATATTTGCTCCTCCACAAACTCAGCGTTCTCTAAAGCTTCTTTGTTGCTATGTGAATAGCACTCGAAAAATTCAGATTCTCCGGATTACGAATGTTTCATATTATCACTTTGAGCGCGTTATTTTCTCAGGTCAACGTATTTTATTTGAGGCTCCGAAAAATGCTCATTTAGAAATCCATACATGCGATATGTGCAGTGCTATTTTGTCGGATAAGATACCCTGCGTTCGCCTCCAAATGGATTGA
- a CDS encoding carbonic anhydrase encodes MSMQDMVKGVEKFRINYFCSHQEMFGRLAQGQAPQVLFITCSDSRIDPNLITQTQPGELFVIRNVGNIVPPFGTANFTEAAAIEYAIQALGIKDIIICGHSHCGAMKGLLQLGSLAQEMPLVYEWLQHYAAATRRLVQDNYQEYEGEELLSLTVKENVLTQIENLETYPVIRSRLRSGQLFLHAWVYEIESGNVIAYNANLGQFVPIKDPLPVPDPIAGARSGLSELMEL; translated from the coding sequence ATGTCCATGCAAGATATGGTTAAAGGTGTAGAGAAGTTCCGAATCAATTACTTTTGCTCTCACCAAGAGATGTTTGGGCGGCTGGCTCAAGGTCAGGCTCCCCAGGTACTCTTTATCACTTGCTCTGACTCTCGAATCGATCCAAATCTGATTACTCAAACTCAACCAGGCGAACTGTTTGTCATTCGCAATGTTGGTAACATCGTTCCACCTTTTGGTACTGCAAATTTTACTGAAGCCGCAGCAATTGAATATGCGATTCAGGCTTTAGGGATTAAAGATATTATTATCTGCGGTCATTCTCACTGCGGCGCTATGAAGGGGTTGTTGCAGTTAGGCAGCCTCGCTCAAGAGATGCCTTTGGTTTACGAATGGTTACAGCATTATGCAGCAGCCACTCGTCGCCTAGTTCAGGATAACTATCAAGAATATGAAGGCGAGGAACTTTTAAGTCTTACCGTTAAAGAAAACGTTTTGACGCAGATAGAAAACTTAGAGACTTACCCAGTCATTCGCTCTCGACTGCGATCGGGGCAACTCTTTCTTCATGCCTGGGTTTATGAGATTGAGAGTGGAAATGTCATTGCCTATAATGCCAACTTAGGTCAATTTGTCCCGATTAAAGATCCACTGCCTGTACCTGACCCCATAGCTGGCGCACGCTCGGGTTTATCGGAGTTAATGGAGTTGTAA
- a CDS encoding bestrophin family protein translates to MNFIKPNNALEQCKRLLNKARNTFKGKHHLYTGETLNWFRVIIRLERTVIPVIFPWVLFCSGYGFFISLIHYFDTKIVFPEKNDVITNAILSFNVGLTLLLVFRTNTAHDRFWEARKLWGRLVNTVRNLAQGIYIVVKDKSHQERVEKEAVLKLLVAFPIAMKLHLRAESVDKQLASLMSENQYFQLKSVRHSPLQIVFWIRDYLQHQYERNCLNIYQLTALHALLDELINILGGCERILKTPLPLIYSIKFRLLVLIYCLILPLELVKNLTWWTGLIMAFVSFTLLSIEQIGSEIEEPFGYDANDLPLDVICNTMLQNVEELIKVAPSSSCSWRV, encoded by the coding sequence ATGAACTTTATCAAGCCTAATAACGCCCTAGAGCAGTGCAAGCGTTTGCTCAATAAGGCAAGAAACACATTTAAAGGAAAGCATCACCTGTACACTGGTGAAACACTAAATTGGTTTCGAGTCATTATACGGCTTGAAAGAACAGTTATTCCAGTCATTTTTCCTTGGGTACTTTTTTGTAGTGGATATGGTTTTTTCATATCATTAATCCACTATTTTGACACAAAAATAGTGTTTCCAGAAAAAAATGATGTCATTACTAATGCCATTTTAAGTTTCAACGTAGGTCTAACTTTATTGTTAGTTTTTCGCACGAATACAGCTCACGATCGCTTTTGGGAAGCCCGCAAACTTTGGGGAAGGCTAGTCAATACAGTTCGGAATTTAGCTCAAGGAATTTACATTGTAGTTAAAGATAAGTCACATCAAGAAAGAGTAGAGAAAGAGGCAGTACTCAAGCTGTTAGTAGCTTTTCCAATTGCCATGAAATTACATCTAAGAGCAGAATCAGTGGATAAGCAGTTAGCTTCATTGATGTCAGAAAACCAGTATTTTCAACTCAAATCCGTTCGTCATTCTCCACTACAAATTGTCTTTTGGATCAGAGATTATCTGCAACATCAGTACGAACGTAATTGTTTGAATATCTATCAACTAACTGCCTTGCACGCTCTGCTAGATGAGTTAATCAATATCTTGGGAGGCTGCGAGCGCATTTTGAAAACACCACTACCTTTAATCTATTCCATTAAATTTAGGTTACTGGTATTAATCTATTGCTTAATACTGCCGCTGGAATTAGTTAAAAACTTGACTTGGTGGACTGGTTTAATTATGGCTTTTGTAAGTTTCACTTTGTTAAGTATCGAACAAATTGGCTCGGAAATAGAAGAACCTTTTGGTTACGATGCCAACGATCTACCCTTAGATGTAATTTGCAACACTATGCTACAAAATGTTGAAGAGTTAATTAAAGTTGCTCCCAGCAGCAGTTGTTCTTGGCGAGTATAA
- a CDS encoding GUN4 domain-containing protein: MSTTHESEIIARLAVMEEQLQQFNQLFSCLSERVTQSEDNLRLVADIHKYKKLRDLLAAGNLQEADWETIRVILAITGQRELESITPEDVKQFPCNELHVIDSLWTSYSKGRFGFSVQIQIYQNVGGSLNTTIAQDNTVIERFGDRIGWRVDGKWQKCDRLDYTLAAPIGCHPSRWWNSPFGSKMTNYFFNRLLTCNL; this comes from the coding sequence ATGTCTACTACACATGAGTCTGAAATCATTGCTCGTTTAGCCGTAATGGAAGAGCAATTACAGCAATTCAACCAGCTTTTCTCTTGCCTTAGCGAACGAGTTACTCAGTCAGAGGATAATTTGCGACTAGTTGCAGATATCCACAAATACAAAAAGCTACGAGATTTATTAGCAGCAGGGAATTTACAAGAAGCGGACTGGGAAACTATTCGGGTCATCCTGGCAATAACAGGACAGCGAGAACTAGAATCTATTACCCCTGAAGACGTGAAGCAATTTCCCTGCAACGAACTGCACGTAATTGATAGCCTCTGGACAAGTTATAGCAAGGGTCGCTTTGGCTTCAGCGTGCAGATACAGATTTATCAAAACGTAGGTGGTTCTCTTAATACCACTATTGCCCAGGATAATACAGTTATCGAACGCTTCGGCGATCGCATAGGTTGGCGCGTAGATGGCAAATGGCAAAAATGCGATCGCCTTGATTACACTCTTGCTGCGCCGATAGGCTGCCATCCCTCGCGGTGGTGGAATTCGCCCTTTGGTTCAAAAATGACTAACTATTTCTTCAATCGCCTGCTCACATGCAATCTCTAG
- a CDS encoding efflux RND transporter permease subunit, which translates to MLLSIANTFIKRPILTTVCTVLILLIGGICIPLLPLDKLPEMALKQVTVTANYLGSDAKTSEENVTTVLERQINGTERVVYMSSQTTNNGDTSINISFPTEMDRNTAQVLVQNNVAVSQAELPEEVNRTGVITQKQSPTITIAYAFYADKDKNDRFTYNPVFVSNYVDRQILDEIKRIEGVGNAVILGERKYAMRIWLNPDALAARQLTAQDAIDAISEQNIQVGAGKIGQQPTPSEQRYEFALRAAGRFTTPEEAENTVVKVGADGTLIRIKDVGRAEIGAQDYSTNAMFDGAPAVGLLVYQLPGTNAWNTAKLVKEKMAELEQNFPPGLKAEVALDNTLFVAASLDEAFKTLIDAIALVFLVIFIFLQDWRTTIVPAIAIPVSLVGAMALAFVLGFSLNQLTLFGIILATGLVVDDGIVVVEAISAKLAQGMKPLQAALDAMGELTGAVVATSVVLMAVFIPVTFFPGTTGIVYKQFALVIAFSIAISTFNALSFSPSMSAILLRRQEEVHGPLGVLFRWFNQVFDWFKTGYTKTVEFLIRVRLLVIPVFIAGLIATGWIYQTTPQGFIPEEDQGYLFAIVEAPAGVSLNYSADLLTRITEEVMLPLPEVEHAFGTAGYGFEGNASNKTLLFVKLKNWEERPGADKSVFGVLQKVNQGLQEKVPEARAIAVNAPPVDGLGSTGGFELYIQNKAALPMEALIDNTQKAIAAAQKRPELAGVFTQFTFGTPMMQISIDRSQAKAQNIEINDIFNTLQTYLGARYINQYVLGGRLYRVYAQAEGTVRSNPEDISRLYVRSQDNNLVQLSNVVNLTRLNYPPIVSHYNAYPAIKIQGAAAPGYSTGQAIQAMEEVAQEVLQPGFGYAWTGTAFQEKSSGGAAPIIFGLAFVMVFLVLAAQYESYVDPTIIMITVPLAILGAIGAVVLRANIFQAGGVWPAVNNNIYAQVALVMLIGLASKNAILIVEFANQSLETGMDITQAAIRAAKERLRPILMTAFAGLVGFWPLVIAKGAGAMSRWSLGTALFGGYLISTILSLFLVPVLYVTIKKLEERFLKSGKSGLPGESGFQQPQIQDEREQALPNFQASSQNE; encoded by the coding sequence ATGCTGTTGAGTATTGCTAACACTTTCATCAAAAGACCGATCTTAACTACAGTTTGCACTGTACTGATTCTCTTGATTGGCGGAATTTGTATTCCCCTGCTTCCTTTGGATAAGCTGCCGGAAATGGCTCTAAAGCAGGTGACTGTAACTGCTAACTATCTGGGTAGTGATGCCAAAACCTCTGAGGAAAACGTCACCACCGTTCTGGAGCGGCAAATCAATGGCACAGAGCGGGTCGTATATATGTCTTCTCAAACGACGAATAATGGTGATACGAGTATCAACATTTCTTTCCCGACGGAAATGGACAGGAACACTGCTCAAGTTCTTGTCCAAAATAATGTTGCCGTTTCTCAAGCCGAGCTACCTGAAGAGGTAAACCGAACTGGTGTCATCACCCAAAAACAATCTCCCACGATTACGATTGCTTACGCCTTTTATGCCGACAAGGATAAGAACGATCGATTTACGTACAATCCTGTTTTCGTGAGTAACTATGTCGATCGCCAAATTCTCGATGAAATCAAGCGGATCGAGGGGGTGGGGAACGCCGTAATTTTGGGAGAACGGAAGTATGCCATGCGGATCTGGCTTAACCCCGATGCCCTTGCCGCTAGACAATTGACGGCTCAGGATGCGATCGATGCCATTTCAGAACAGAATATTCAGGTAGGAGCAGGCAAAATTGGTCAGCAGCCCACTCCATCCGAGCAGCGTTACGAATTTGCCCTGAGAGCGGCTGGTCGATTCACGACTCCCGAAGAAGCCGAAAATACAGTGGTGAAAGTCGGTGCGGATGGTACGCTGATCAGAATTAAAGATGTGGGTCGAGCGGAAATAGGGGCGCAAGATTATAGTACCAATGCCATGTTCGATGGCGCGCCAGCAGTCGGTCTTTTAGTCTACCAACTTCCTGGTACAAATGCCTGGAACACGGCTAAGTTGGTCAAAGAAAAAATGGCGGAGCTAGAACAGAATTTTCCGCCTGGATTGAAAGCAGAAGTTGCCTTAGATAATACTTTATTCGTGGCAGCTTCCCTCGACGAAGCCTTTAAAACTCTAATCGATGCGATCGCGTTGGTGTTCTTAGTCATCTTCATCTTTTTACAGGACTGGCGCACCACTATCGTTCCTGCTATTGCCATTCCAGTTTCGCTAGTTGGGGCAATGGCTTTAGCGTTTGTATTAGGATTTAGTCTCAATCAACTGACTTTGTTTGGCATCATCTTAGCAACTGGTCTTGTGGTAGATGATGGAATTGTGGTGGTGGAGGCAATATCTGCAAAGTTAGCTCAAGGAATGAAACCACTGCAAGCAGCTCTAGATGCTATGGGGGAACTGACAGGGGCGGTTGTCGCGACATCAGTTGTACTCATGGCGGTGTTTATTCCCGTGACTTTCTTCCCTGGGACGACAGGAATTGTCTACAAGCAATTTGCGCTGGTTATTGCTTTCTCGATCGCCATTTCTACCTTTAACGCCCTGAGCTTCTCTCCTAGTATGTCAGCTATTCTCCTGCGAAGGCAGGAGGAAGTACACGGACCTTTGGGAGTCTTGTTTCGTTGGTTTAATCAGGTTTTTGACTGGTTCAAAACGGGATATACCAAGACAGTAGAATTTCTGATTCGGGTTCGGCTGCTTGTCATTCCTGTTTTTATTGCCGGATTGATCGCGACGGGTTGGATCTATCAGACAACTCCTCAAGGGTTTATTCCTGAAGAGGATCAGGGCTATTTGTTTGCTATTGTCGAAGCTCCAGCGGGGGTTTCTTTAAACTACAGTGCCGACCTCTTGACGCGGATTACTGAAGAAGTGATGCTACCGTTACCCGAAGTCGAACATGCATTTGGCACTGCTGGCTATGGGTTTGAAGGAAATGCTAGCAACAAGACACTTCTATTTGTCAAGTTGAAAAACTGGGAGGAGCGTCCTGGCGCAGATAAGTCAGTTTTTGGGGTTCTGCAAAAGGTTAACCAGGGGTTACAGGAAAAAGTTCCAGAAGCCCGGGCAATTGCCGTCAACGCACCGCCAGTGGATGGATTAGGTTCTACAGGTGGGTTTGAGCTATACATCCAAAATAAAGCTGCCCTGCCTATGGAAGCGCTGATCGACAATACCCAAAAGGCGATCGCCGCAGCCCAGAAACGACCGGAATTGGCGGGAGTGTTTACTCAATTTACCTTCGGTACGCCAATGATGCAAATTTCTATCGATCGCAGCCAAGCCAAGGCACAGAACATCGAAATTAACGACATTTTCAATACCTTACAGACATATTTAGGCGCACGATACATTAACCAATACGTTCTTGGCGGGCGGCTGTATCGAGTTTATGCCCAAGCAGAAGGAACGGTGCGCTCTAATCCCGAGGATATAAGTCGTTTGTACGTACGCTCTCAAGATAACAACCTCGTCCAACTGAGCAATGTCGTAAACTTGACAAGATTGAACTATCCGCCAATTGTGAGCCATTACAACGCCTATCCTGCGATCAAAATTCAAGGCGCAGCAGCACCAGGCTATAGTACAGGACAAGCCATACAAGCGATGGAAGAGGTCGCTCAAGAAGTGTTGCAACCGGGATTTGGCTACGCCTGGACGGGAACTGCTTTTCAAGAAAAATCCTCTGGGGGTGCTGCACCGATTATTTTTGGTTTAGCTTTTGTGATGGTCTTTCTGGTGCTAGCCGCTCAGTATGAAAGCTACGTCGATCCCACCATCATTATGATTACAGTACCCTTGGCGATCTTGGGTGCTATTGGTGCAGTTGTCTTACGGGCAAATATTTTTCAAGCTGGTGGAGTTTGGCCAGCGGTTAACAATAATATCTATGCCCAGGTAGCTTTGGTGATGTTGATTGGTCTAGCGAGTAAGAACGCAATTCTGATTGTAGAATTTGCCAACCAGTCGTTAGAGACAGGTATGGATATTACCCAGGCAGCAATTCGAGCTGCTAAAGAACGCTTGCGACCGATTCTGATGACTGCCTTTGCTGGTCTTGTCGGTTTCTGGCCCCTGGTAATTGCTAAAGGAGCTGGAGCAATGAGTCGTTGGTCTTTAGGGACAGCGCTTTTTGGTGGCTACCTCATTTCGACAATCTTGAGCTTGTTTTTAGTACCAGTGCTGTACGTCACGATCAAGAAACTAGAAGAGCGTTTCTTAAAATCAGGTAAATCAGGTTTACCTGGCGAGTCAGGATTTCAACAACCGCAGATTCAAGACGAGAGGGAGCAGGCTCTTCCCAATTTTCAAGCTTCTTCTCAAAACGAATGA
- a CDS encoding efflux RND transporter periplasmic adaptor subunit, which yields MKYNALLTAKVIGVALLASTFTSSCKSSTLPATASKSPAAIPIKLQTLKSSLVQDNSEFVGTLEAVKRVVLQPEIEGRIVKIHVSNGDRVDKGTPIVQLRSDRTQAEYASAIAKVNSARAVSITALAQLKAAEANKIKAASEVELQKIQYQRAERLVNEGVQARQQLDIAHRDLNTAIAALHAAEEDVEAAKSSSNQMKTEIKQAQAEANAVNVSLQYKQVLAPIAGVVGDFPVKVGDYVNIGQTLTNITQNDSVDLRLSVPIEHSSQLKLGLPVESIDPNTNKRIATGSISFINPQVNTGDQAILAKARFSNQHGKLRDGEFVKARVIWSQSPGVLIPTDAVFTIGDQSFVYSVEQQGSKTVVRQKPVQLGNIKGQKYQVLNGVKPGEKIAVTEILNLRDNAPVQPIASES from the coding sequence ATGAAATACAACGCTTTACTAACAGCAAAAGTCATAGGTGTAGCCCTTCTAGCTTCCACCTTCACTAGTAGCTGCAAATCGAGTACGCTTCCTGCTACAGCAAGCAAATCCCCTGCTGCTATTCCTATCAAGTTGCAAACACTCAAATCTAGTTTAGTTCAAGATAATTCTGAATTTGTCGGAACGTTAGAAGCTGTCAAGAGAGTTGTCCTACAACCAGAGATTGAGGGTCGGATTGTTAAAATTCACGTCTCCAATGGAGATCGAGTTGACAAGGGAACGCCAATTGTACAGCTCCGCTCCGATCGCACTCAAGCCGAATATGCCAGTGCTATTGCTAAGGTCAACTCTGCTAGAGCAGTCAGCATCACTGCTTTAGCGCAACTAAAAGCAGCAGAAGCTAACAAAATTAAAGCTGCATCGGAAGTAGAACTTCAGAAGATACAATATCAGCGAGCCGAGCGACTAGTCAACGAAGGAGTACAAGCTAGGCAGCAATTAGATATTGCACATAGAGATTTGAATACAGCCATTGCAGCCCTCCATGCTGCTGAGGAAGATGTAGAAGCTGCCAAATCCAGCTCTAATCAAATGAAGACTGAAATTAAGCAGGCTCAGGCAGAAGCAAATGCTGTCAATGTCTCTCTTCAGTACAAACAAGTGCTAGCACCGATCGCAGGTGTAGTTGGAGATTTTCCTGTCAAGGTGGGAGACTACGTTAATATCGGTCAAACTCTGACCAACATCACCCAGAACGATTCGGTAGACCTACGGCTCTCGGTTCCGATCGAACACTCATCTCAACTAAAATTAGGGTTGCCTGTAGAATCGATCGACCCCAACACAAATAAGCGCATAGCCACAGGCAGTATTTCTTTTATTAATCCTCAAGTCAACACTGGCGACCAAGCAATCTTAGCTAAAGCTCGCTTTTCTAATCAACATGGGAAATTACGTGATGGCGAATTTGTCAAAGCAAGAGTGATTTGGAGTCAAAGCCCTGGAGTCTTAATCCCTACGGATGCCGTATTTACCATCGGCGACCAAAGCTTTGTTTATAGCGTCGAGCAACAAGGGAGCAAAACAGTCGTGCGGCAAAAGCCCGTACAGTTGGGAAATATCAAAGGTCAGAAATATCAGGTACTCAATGGAGTGAAGCCAGGAGAAAAGATTGCTGTCACGGAAATTTTGAACTTAAGAGATAACGCCCCCGTGCAGCCGATAGCGTCTGAATCCTAA
- a CDS encoding NAD(P)/FAD-dependent oxidoreductase has protein sequence MSQSTLRTAIVGSGFTGLFTALYLSHLGYTGQIILIDRSERFVFKPLLFEFLNGQMDANQVWPQYEELLQGSGVTFVQDSVEHIDLAGRKIELASGLHYTYTHLVLAVGSTVGYFGTPGAEEYSFPFRSGLDVLALRQHLRQSLQRASQIEDSQLRQKLLTIAVIGAGPTGVELANTLADLLPTWYAKLGGNPHEIRLVLMNRSQNILSGDVNACLRETAYAALQKHVVPVELLTGAAVTALDSGKVEYTRDNQPAVLEAETMIWTAGTAINPLVKKLPIPDEQRDKHARPFITPTLNLVGYPEVFAGGDCVTLLKPEPALAQVAYQQAKAIARNLVAVSAGEKPKASRIFLRGTLMKLGTQEAAAEIFNKHEVKGRIGHAIRQLTYLEMLPTPVHNLKVTTEWLSEEVFHHAKNLV, from the coding sequence ATGAGCCAATCAACGCTGCGAACTGCGATCGTGGGTAGTGGTTTTACTGGATTGTTTACTGCCCTTTACCTGAGTCATCTAGGCTATACGGGTCAGATAATTTTGATTGATCGCTCCGAGCGTTTTGTTTTTAAGCCCCTACTATTTGAATTTCTCAACGGGCAGATGGATGCAAACCAGGTTTGGCCCCAATATGAGGAACTGCTTCAAGGAAGCGGCGTGACGTTCGTGCAGGACAGCGTTGAGCATATAGACTTAGCCGGACGCAAGATCGAACTGGCTTCTGGCTTGCATTATACCTACACTCATCTCGTGCTTGCTGTAGGAAGCACAGTAGGATACTTTGGAACCCCGGGAGCTGAAGAGTACTCTTTCCCGTTTCGCAGTGGGCTGGATGTCCTTGCCCTGCGTCAGCATTTACGCCAGTCTCTACAACGCGCTAGCCAAATTGAAGATTCCCAGTTGCGGCAGAAATTACTGACGATTGCTGTCATCGGTGCAGGTCCAACGGGTGTCGAACTGGCAAACACGCTGGCGGATTTATTGCCTACCTGGTATGCCAAGTTAGGTGGTAATCCTCACGAGATCCGACTAGTGTTGATGAATCGCAGTCAAAATATTCTCTCTGGTGATGTGAACGCTTGTTTGCGCGAGACTGCTTATGCTGCTCTACAGAAGCATGTCGTTCCAGTTGAACTATTGACTGGAGCTGCTGTCACTGCTCTAGATTCAGGTAAAGTGGAGTATACCCGCGACAACCAACCTGCCGTGCTTGAAGCTGAAACGATGATTTGGACGGCAGGTACAGCCATCAATCCACTAGTCAAAAAACTTCCGATTCCCGACGAGCAGCGCGACAAGCACGCTCGTCCCTTCATCACGCCAACCCTTAACCTAGTCGGCTATCCAGAAGTTTTTGCTGGAGGCGACTGCGTGACGTTGCTCAAGCCCGAGCCAGCTCTGGCACAGGTTGCCTATCAGCAGGCGAAGGCGATCGCCCGTAACCTAGTTGCTGTTTCAGCAGGTGAGAAACCCAAGGCTAGTCGCATATTCTTGCGCGGAACGTTGATGAAACTGGGTACGCAAGAGGCTGCTGCTGAAATATTTAACAAGCACGAAGTTAAAGGCAGGATAGGTCATGCAATCCGTCAACTAACATACCTAGAGATGCTGCCTACACCAGTCCACAATTTAAAAGTCACTACTGAATGGCTCAGTGAAGAAGTGTTCCATCACGCTAAAAATTTGGTTTGA
- a CDS encoding GMC oxidoreductase, protein MVHKLHKNDESVEALVIGSGFGGAVAALRLGQAGIDTVVLERGRRWQITPAQNTFATPHNPDGRAAWLSPETIFGQPIDIHTGVMETLVEDGIIVLNGAGVGGGSLVYNSIIYQPIPELFQKVFPSSISYDELNTVYYPRVHSILQPSPIPPDILNTIYYDTTRLFIQHATQAGFRNHLLELAVDWNIVREEIDGTKVQSTIIGDHWWGINSGAKKSLDRNYLSQAEKTGFVEVLPLHVAVEIAESPEAGYRVSCHQINESGEVVEHKSFRCRYLFLAAGSMGTSKLLVKAKATGSLPRLNNYVGKFWSSNGDTIATRSNLPPVSGKGGPAGAVLENFDNLDRPIVLINLENWASPEGTQQCLGLGLPSHSGTFTYDASTDSVKLHYPRETQLMADTEKTYKTLDSKNAISTKTPVTEMRFYTPTTTNQPTSETDVVITAHPLGGAVLGKACDDYGQVSGYRGLYVVDGALIPGSTGCTNPAFTIAALAERCMDRIIADIH, encoded by the coding sequence ATGGTTCATAAGCTACATAAAAATGATGAATCTGTAGAAGCTCTTGTTATTGGTAGTGGTTTTGGTGGAGCCGTTGCAGCTTTACGTTTAGGACAAGCAGGTATCGATACAGTAGTGCTAGAGCGAGGTCGTCGTTGGCAGATTACACCTGCCCAAAATACTTTTGCTACTCCTCATAATCCTGATGGTCGAGCCGCTTGGCTTAGTCCAGAAACTATATTTGGGCAGCCGATCGACATACATACAGGCGTGATGGAAACCTTAGTTGAAGATGGAATTATTGTTTTAAATGGTGCTGGAGTTGGAGGCGGCTCATTAGTTTATAATAGTATTATTTATCAACCCATCCCTGAGTTATTTCAGAAGGTTTTTCCTAGTTCGATTAGTTATGATGAATTGAATACAGTTTATTACCCTCGCGTTCATTCAATTTTACAGCCTTCGCCAATTCCTCCAGATATTTTAAATACTATTTACTATGATACAACGCGGCTATTTATTCAACATGCCACTCAAGCAGGATTCCGCAATCATCTACTAGAATTAGCTGTTGATTGGAATATAGTTCGTGAAGAGATCGATGGTACAAAAGTACAGTCCACTATTATCGGAGACCATTGGTGGGGTATCAATAGCGGTGCTAAAAAGAGCTTAGATCGCAATTACTTATCCCAAGCAGAAAAAACTGGTTTCGTAGAAGTACTTCCTCTACATGTAGCAGTAGAAATTGCTGAAAGTCCTGAAGCTGGTTACCGAGTTTCATGTCATCAAATAAATGAATCAGGAGAGGTTGTCGAACACAAATCTTTTCGCTGTCGCTATTTGTTTTTAGCAGCTGGATCTATGGGGACTTCTAAACTTTTAGTCAAAGCTAAAGCGACAGGTTCATTACCTAGATTAAATAACTACGTCGGTAAATTTTGGAGTTCTAATGGCGATACCATTGCGACTCGTTCAAATTTACCACCTGTATCTGGGAAAGGAGGACCTGCGGGTGCAGTTCTAGAAAATTTCGACAACCTCGATCGCCCGATCGTACTCATAAATCTTGAAAATTGGGCTAGTCCTGAAGGAACGCAACAGTGTCTTGGTTTGGGTCTACCCTCACACAGCGGAACCTTCACGTATGATGCGTCCACAGATTCTGTCAAGTTACACTATCCCCGAGAAACCCAACTCATGGCAGACACAGAGAAAACCTACAAAACTCTTGACAGTAAAAATGCCATTTCTACCAAAACGCCTGTGACGGAAATGAGATTTTATACTCCCACGACCACAAACCAACCTACCTCTGAAACTGATGTTGTTATCACTGCCCATCCACTGGGGGGAGCAGTTCTAGGAAAAGCGTGCGATGACTACGGGCAAGTATCTGGTTATCGAGGACTTTATGTCGTCGATGGTGCGCTGATTCCTGGCTCTACAGGATGTACAAATCCTGCATTCACGATCGCTGCTTTAGCAGAACGCTGTATGGATCGAATCATCGCAGATATTCACTAA